A single region of the Salvia miltiorrhiza cultivar Shanhuang (shh) chromosome 8, IMPLAD_Smil_shh, whole genome shotgun sequence genome encodes:
- the LOC131000069 gene encoding protein ENHANCED DISEASE RESISTANCE 2-like isoform X3 translates to MAASQSDGGRMEGWLYSIRSNRIGLQYSRKRYFILQDHLLRSFKSVPASPDEDPVRSAIIDSCIRVTDNGRESIQRKVFFIFTLYNTSNHTDQLKLGANRPEEAARWIQSFQESALKPNQNQGDFELSRRVPQSLRLNYSSKHSYSIDWTVFSSSVSDAMTSDVIAPSPWKIFGCQNGLRLFKEAKDKESHRKWDDHPAIMAVGVVDATSEAIFQTLMSLGPSRSEWDFCFHKGSVIEHIDGHNDIVHKLLYHDWLPWGMKRRDLLLRRYWRREEDGTYVILYHSVFHLKCPPKRGYVRACLKSGGYVISPVNQGKRSVVKHMLAIDWKFWKSYLSTSSARSITIRMLGRLAALRELFRTKVDCSSSDFSSGELTSNITMQQKKMDLKVDVRTRVENGQNREDMEEESLKTPSEHSSLVGLNDATDEFFDVSEPLDYDQSETGWQSDYGPEMYSQDTRQPKLSTAAVFVKKLHDLAVQKKGYVDLHDMAREDSLSCKYGYTLPKDPTCNLLCSWTATDPSTYLIRGKTYLDDRKKIKAKGTLMEMVGADWLRSDKREDDLGGRPGGIVQMKMKLFLPCRNMLLRGVPSSFLL, encoded by the exons ATGGCGGCTTCGCAGAGTGATGGTGGAAGGATGGAAGGATGGCTGTATTCGATACGATCGAATCGGATTGGGCTTCAGTATTCGAGGAAACGCTACTTCATTCTACAGGATCACCTGCTCAGGAGCTTCAAATCGGTGCCAGCTTCCCCCGATGAG GATCCTGTTAGAAGTGCCATTATTGATTCCTGCATAAGGGTGACTGACAATGGAAGGGAGAGCATTCAGAGGAAG GTCTTTTTCATCTTTACTCTTTATAACACTTCTAATCACACCGATCAACTGAAG TTGGGAGCAAACAGGCCCGAAGAAGCCGCAAGATGGATCCAGTCTTTCCAGGAATCAGCTTTAAAG CCAAACCAGAATCAAGGAGATTTTGAACTTTCAAGACGTGTGCCGCAGTCGTTGAG GCTAAACTATTCCAGCAAGCATTCATATTCCATTGACTGGACTGTCTTCTCCTCCTCAGTCAGTGATGCAATGACATCAGATGTTATTGCACCATCACCTTGGAAAATCTTTGGTTGCCAGAATG GTCTCCGATTATTTAAGGAGGCTAAAGACAAAGAATCTCATAGGAAG TGGGATGATCATCCAGCAATAATGGCTGTTGGTGTAGTTGATGCAACTTCAgaggctatttttcaaacacTAATGTCTCTTGGTCCTTCAAGATCAGA ATGGGACTTCTGTTTTCATAAGGGTTCTGTGATTGAACATATTGATGGTCATAATGATATAGTTCACAAGCTTCTATATCACGATTGGCTTCCTTG GGGTATGAAAAGAAGGGATCTTCTGTTAAGGCGGTATTGGAGAAGGGAGGAGGATGGTACATATG TGATTCTGTATCATTCCGTGTTTCATCTGAAGTGTCCACCTAAAAGGGGTTATGTACGCGCCTGCCTTAAAA GCGGAGGATATGTAATATCTCCAGTTAATCAAGGAAAGCGTTCTGTGGTGAAGCATATGCTTGCTATTGATTGGAAATTTTGGAAATCTTATTTGTCAACATCATCAGCTAGGTCAATAACAATACGTATGCTGGGAAGACTTGCTG CCTTACGGGAGCTGTTCAGAACGAAGGTGGATTGTTCATCATCTGATTTCTCATCAGGTGAGCTGACGAGCAACATAACCATGCAGCAAAAGAAGATGGATCTGAAAGTTGATGTTCGAACTAGGGTGGAAAATGGGCAGAATAGGGAGGACATGGAGGAAGAATCGCTTAAAACACCTTCTGAACACTCAAGTCTTGTGGGATTAAATGATGCAACAGATGAATTCTTTGATGTCTCAGAACCTCTGGATTATGATCAATCGGAAACTGGTTGGCAATCTGACTACGGTCCAGAAATGTATTCTCAG GATACACGCCAACCAAAATTGTCGACTGCTGCCGTCTTTGTCAAAAAGTTGCATGATCTTGCAG TTCAGAAGAAGGGTTATGTGGACTTGCATGATATGGCAAGGGAAGACAGTCTATCGTGCAAATATGGATACACTCTTCCGAAGGATCCAACCTGTAATTTGCTATGCAGTTGGACAGCAACAGATCCATCAACATATCTTATTCGTGGAAAGACTTATTTGGATGACAGAAAAAAG